In one Molothrus aeneus isolate 106 chromosome 8, BPBGC_Maene_1.0, whole genome shotgun sequence genomic region, the following are encoded:
- the BLNK gene encoding B-cell linker protein isoform X1, with product MSESAVVVEKLCMNGSRFLNASAHELSRFKTMHQPKLQKMVHDIKKNESGIINKFKKFQNEQVALICKTGKDTWDRLKKKPPPSLPQRDYASEHADNEEEQWSDDFDSDYENPDDHSDSEMYVVPSEENPDDSYEPPPSEKEKKKIPSAFPISRGEYADNRPSHQKLPPINKPLPTTPSPAMSRPKKPCVPSMPLPSPAAKPKVPPKPKECSDDEDNYIVPVDNDDDNYIQPTEDSMSLPTRSPVNRFMKTTKPAPPISPKPSLTSDMQEVYEVPEEEEKPSPPPVTRFTKPLMFMPAQSTEHSHMHSMTRESPKQDNSRNILPLPRSRLHPKPDHEANNNDESQRFNNTQESRFPTGAAPSPLPRGLKKTSNAVISPKPCLPSRETLTANEEKPMVPERRRNSSQELPLPPLPSGAQKPLLQKPSILPKVPEAANRSLGASPPSSISSVSSSADQDAGVHSKAWYAATCDRKMAEDALYRSNKDGSFLIRKSSGQDSRQPYTLVVFYNRRVYNIPIRFIESTRQYALGREKSGEERFDSVAEIVENHQRTSLVLIDSQNNTKDSTKLKYIVRVS from the exons GAAGCTTCAAAAGATGGTGCATGAcatcaagaaaaatgaaagtggGATAATAAACAAGTTCAAAAA GTTCCAAAATGAACAAGTGGCCTTAATTTGCAAAACTGGGAAAGATACTTGGGATCG ccttaaaaaaaagccaccacCAAGTCTGCCACAAAGGGATTATGCTTCAG AACACGCAGACAATGAAGAGGAACAATGGTCAGATGATTTT GACAGTGATTATGAAAATCCAGATGACCATTCTGACTCTGAGATGTATGTGGTCCCCAGTGAAGAGAATCCTGATGACAGCTATGAGCCACCTCCAagtgagaaggagaaaaagaagattccctctgcattccctATTTCTAGGGGTGAATATGCAG ACAATCGCCCCAGTCACCAGAAGCTTCCTCCCATCAACAAACCTCTCCCAACTACACCCAGTCCAGCCATGTCCAGACCAAAGAAACCATGTGTGCCATCCATGCCATTGCCATCTCCTGCTGCAAAACCAAAAGTGCCACCTAAGCCTAAGGAGTGCAGTGATGATGAG GATAACTACATTGTGCCAGTGGACAATGATGATGATAACTATATTCAACCCACAGAAGACAGCATGTCACTACCTACAAGAT cACCTGTGAACAGATTTATGAAGACAACAAAGCCAGCCCCCCCTATTtctccaaagccttctcttaCATCTGATATGCAAG AGGTCTACGAGGTTCCTGAAGAAGAG GAAaaaccatcaccaccaccagTAACCAG GTTCACTAAGCCACTCATGTTCATGCCTGCTCAGAGTACAGAGCACTCCCACATGCACAGCATGACCAGAGAGTCACCGAAGCAGGATAATTCCAG aaatattttgcctCTCCCCAGAAGTCGTCTTCATCCAAAACCA GACCATGAAGCTAACAACAATGATGAAA GTCAGAGGTTCAATAACACACAAGAATCCAGATTTcccactggagcagctccatctcCATTACCAAGGGGCCT CAAGAAAACTTCTAATGCAGTAATTTCACCA AAACCATGTTTACCTTCCAGAGAGACCTTAACTGCAAATGAAG AAAAACCTATGGTACCAGAACGACGGCGCAATTCCAGCCAGGAACTTCCACTTCCCCCCCTTCCAAGTGGTGCCCAAAA GCCTCTGCTCCAAAAGCCCTCAATTCTGCCAA aAGTCCCAGAAGCTGCAAACCGTTCCTTGGGtgcttcccctcccagcagcatTTCATCTGTTTCAAGTTCTGCAGACCAG GATGCTGGTGTTCACAGTAAAGCATGGTATGCTGCTACCTGTGATAGGAAAATGGCAGAAGATGCATTGTACCGATCAAACAAG GATGGATCTTTTCTAATAAGGAAGAGTTCTGGGCAGGACTCACGGCAGCCATATACACTGGTTGTGTTTTACAACAGAAGAGTGTACAACATCCCTATACGATTCATTGAATCAACAAGGCAATATGCACTGGGCAGAGAAAAAAGTGGTGAAGAG CGCTTCGACAGTGTTGCTGAAATAGTAGAGAATCATCAGCGCACCTCCCTGGTTCTAATTGACAGtcaaaacaacacaaaagactcaacaaaactgaaatatattgTAAGAGTTTCTTAA
- the BLNK gene encoding B-cell linker protein isoform X3 has protein sequence MSESAVVVEKLCMNGSRFLNASAHELSRFKTMHQPKLQKMVHDIKKNESGIINKFKNLKKKPPPSLPQRDYASEHADNEEEQWSDDFDSDYENPDDHSDSEMYVVPSEENPDDSYEPPPSEKEKKKIPSAFPISRGEYADNRPSHQKLPPINKPLPTTPSPAMSRPKKPCVPSMPLPSPAAKPKVPPKPKECSDDEDNYIVPVDNDDDNYIQPTEDSMSLPTRSPVNRFMKTTKPAPPISPKPSLTSDMQEVYEVPEEEEKPSPPPVTRFTKPLMFMPAQSTEHSHMHSMTRESPKQDNSRNILPLPRSRLHPKPDHEANNNDESQRFNNTQESRFPTGAAPSPLPRGLKKTSNAVISPKPCLPSRETLTANEEKPMVPERRRNSSQELPLPPLPSGAQKPLLQKPSILPKVPEAANRSLGASPPSSISSVSSSADQDAGVHSKAWYAATCDRKMAEDALYRSNKDGSFLIRKSSGQDSRQPYTLVVFYNRRVYNIPIRFIESTRQYALGREKSGEERFDSVAEIVENHQRTSLVLIDSQNNTKDSTKLKYIVRVS, from the exons GAAGCTTCAAAAGATGGTGCATGAcatcaagaaaaatgaaagtggGATAATAAACAAGTTCAAAAA ccttaaaaaaaagccaccacCAAGTCTGCCACAAAGGGATTATGCTTCAG AACACGCAGACAATGAAGAGGAACAATGGTCAGATGATTTT GACAGTGATTATGAAAATCCAGATGACCATTCTGACTCTGAGATGTATGTGGTCCCCAGTGAAGAGAATCCTGATGACAGCTATGAGCCACCTCCAagtgagaaggagaaaaagaagattccctctgcattccctATTTCTAGGGGTGAATATGCAG ACAATCGCCCCAGTCACCAGAAGCTTCCTCCCATCAACAAACCTCTCCCAACTACACCCAGTCCAGCCATGTCCAGACCAAAGAAACCATGTGTGCCATCCATGCCATTGCCATCTCCTGCTGCAAAACCAAAAGTGCCACCTAAGCCTAAGGAGTGCAGTGATGATGAG GATAACTACATTGTGCCAGTGGACAATGATGATGATAACTATATTCAACCCACAGAAGACAGCATGTCACTACCTACAAGAT cACCTGTGAACAGATTTATGAAGACAACAAAGCCAGCCCCCCCTATTtctccaaagccttctcttaCATCTGATATGCAAG AGGTCTACGAGGTTCCTGAAGAAGAG GAAaaaccatcaccaccaccagTAACCAG GTTCACTAAGCCACTCATGTTCATGCCTGCTCAGAGTACAGAGCACTCCCACATGCACAGCATGACCAGAGAGTCACCGAAGCAGGATAATTCCAG aaatattttgcctCTCCCCAGAAGTCGTCTTCATCCAAAACCA GACCATGAAGCTAACAACAATGATGAAA GTCAGAGGTTCAATAACACACAAGAATCCAGATTTcccactggagcagctccatctcCATTACCAAGGGGCCT CAAGAAAACTTCTAATGCAGTAATTTCACCA AAACCATGTTTACCTTCCAGAGAGACCTTAACTGCAAATGAAG AAAAACCTATGGTACCAGAACGACGGCGCAATTCCAGCCAGGAACTTCCACTTCCCCCCCTTCCAAGTGGTGCCCAAAA GCCTCTGCTCCAAAAGCCCTCAATTCTGCCAA aAGTCCCAGAAGCTGCAAACCGTTCCTTGGGtgcttcccctcccagcagcatTTCATCTGTTTCAAGTTCTGCAGACCAG GATGCTGGTGTTCACAGTAAAGCATGGTATGCTGCTACCTGTGATAGGAAAATGGCAGAAGATGCATTGTACCGATCAAACAAG GATGGATCTTTTCTAATAAGGAAGAGTTCTGGGCAGGACTCACGGCAGCCATATACACTGGTTGTGTTTTACAACAGAAGAGTGTACAACATCCCTATACGATTCATTGAATCAACAAGGCAATATGCACTGGGCAGAGAAAAAAGTGGTGAAGAG CGCTTCGACAGTGTTGCTGAAATAGTAGAGAATCATCAGCGCACCTCCCTGGTTCTAATTGACAGtcaaaacaacacaaaagactcaacaaaactgaaatatattgTAAGAGTTTCTTAA
- the BLNK gene encoding B-cell linker protein isoform X4 gives MDKLNRLTVPAGEKFRKLQKMVHDIKKNESGIINKFKNLKKKPPPSLPQRDYASEHADNEEEQWSDDFDSDYENPDDHSDSEMYVVPSEENPDDSYEPPPSEKEKKKIPSAFPISRGEYADNRPSHQKLPPINKPLPTTPSPAMSRPKKPCVPSMPLPSPAAKPKVPPKPKECSDDEDNYIVPVDNDDDNYIQPTEDSMSLPTRSPVNRFMKTTKPAPPISPKPSLTSDMQEVYEVPEEEEKPSPPPVTRFTKPLMFMPAQSTEHSHMHSMTRESPKQDNSRNILPLPRSRLHPKPDHEANNNDESQRFNNTQESRFPTGAAPSPLPRGLKKTSNAVISPKPCLPSRETLTANEEKPMVPERRRNSSQELPLPPLPSGAQKPLLQKPSILPKVPEAANRSLGASPPSSISSVSSSADQDAGVHSKAWYAATCDRKMAEDALYRSNKDGSFLIRKSSGQDSRQPYTLVVFYNRRVYNIPIRFIESTRQYALGREKSGEERFDSVAEIVENHQRTSLVLIDSQNNTKDSTKLKYIVRVS, from the exons GAAGCTTCAAAAGATGGTGCATGAcatcaagaaaaatgaaagtggGATAATAAACAAGTTCAAAAA ccttaaaaaaaagccaccacCAAGTCTGCCACAAAGGGATTATGCTTCAG AACACGCAGACAATGAAGAGGAACAATGGTCAGATGATTTT GACAGTGATTATGAAAATCCAGATGACCATTCTGACTCTGAGATGTATGTGGTCCCCAGTGAAGAGAATCCTGATGACAGCTATGAGCCACCTCCAagtgagaaggagaaaaagaagattccctctgcattccctATTTCTAGGGGTGAATATGCAG ACAATCGCCCCAGTCACCAGAAGCTTCCTCCCATCAACAAACCTCTCCCAACTACACCCAGTCCAGCCATGTCCAGACCAAAGAAACCATGTGTGCCATCCATGCCATTGCCATCTCCTGCTGCAAAACCAAAAGTGCCACCTAAGCCTAAGGAGTGCAGTGATGATGAG GATAACTACATTGTGCCAGTGGACAATGATGATGATAACTATATTCAACCCACAGAAGACAGCATGTCACTACCTACAAGAT cACCTGTGAACAGATTTATGAAGACAACAAAGCCAGCCCCCCCTATTtctccaaagccttctcttaCATCTGATATGCAAG AGGTCTACGAGGTTCCTGAAGAAGAG GAAaaaccatcaccaccaccagTAACCAG GTTCACTAAGCCACTCATGTTCATGCCTGCTCAGAGTACAGAGCACTCCCACATGCACAGCATGACCAGAGAGTCACCGAAGCAGGATAATTCCAG aaatattttgcctCTCCCCAGAAGTCGTCTTCATCCAAAACCA GACCATGAAGCTAACAACAATGATGAAA GTCAGAGGTTCAATAACACACAAGAATCCAGATTTcccactggagcagctccatctcCATTACCAAGGGGCCT CAAGAAAACTTCTAATGCAGTAATTTCACCA AAACCATGTTTACCTTCCAGAGAGACCTTAACTGCAAATGAAG AAAAACCTATGGTACCAGAACGACGGCGCAATTCCAGCCAGGAACTTCCACTTCCCCCCCTTCCAAGTGGTGCCCAAAA GCCTCTGCTCCAAAAGCCCTCAATTCTGCCAA aAGTCCCAGAAGCTGCAAACCGTTCCTTGGGtgcttcccctcccagcagcatTTCATCTGTTTCAAGTTCTGCAGACCAG GATGCTGGTGTTCACAGTAAAGCATGGTATGCTGCTACCTGTGATAGGAAAATGGCAGAAGATGCATTGTACCGATCAAACAAG GATGGATCTTTTCTAATAAGGAAGAGTTCTGGGCAGGACTCACGGCAGCCATATACACTGGTTGTGTTTTACAACAGAAGAGTGTACAACATCCCTATACGATTCATTGAATCAACAAGGCAATATGCACTGGGCAGAGAAAAAAGTGGTGAAGAG CGCTTCGACAGTGTTGCTGAAATAGTAGAGAATCATCAGCGCACCTCCCTGGTTCTAATTGACAGtcaaaacaacacaaaagactcaacaaaactgaaatatattgTAAGAGTTTCTTAA
- the BLNK gene encoding B-cell linker protein isoform X2: MDKLNRLTVPAGEKFRKLQKMVHDIKKNESGIINKFKKFQNEQVALICKTGKDTWDRLKKKPPPSLPQRDYASEHADNEEEQWSDDFDSDYENPDDHSDSEMYVVPSEENPDDSYEPPPSEKEKKKIPSAFPISRGEYADNRPSHQKLPPINKPLPTTPSPAMSRPKKPCVPSMPLPSPAAKPKVPPKPKECSDDEDNYIVPVDNDDDNYIQPTEDSMSLPTRSPVNRFMKTTKPAPPISPKPSLTSDMQEVYEVPEEEEKPSPPPVTRFTKPLMFMPAQSTEHSHMHSMTRESPKQDNSRNILPLPRSRLHPKPDHEANNNDESQRFNNTQESRFPTGAAPSPLPRGLKKTSNAVISPKPCLPSRETLTANEEKPMVPERRRNSSQELPLPPLPSGAQKPLLQKPSILPKVPEAANRSLGASPPSSISSVSSSADQDAGVHSKAWYAATCDRKMAEDALYRSNKDGSFLIRKSSGQDSRQPYTLVVFYNRRVYNIPIRFIESTRQYALGREKSGEERFDSVAEIVENHQRTSLVLIDSQNNTKDSTKLKYIVRVS, encoded by the exons GAAGCTTCAAAAGATGGTGCATGAcatcaagaaaaatgaaagtggGATAATAAACAAGTTCAAAAA GTTCCAAAATGAACAAGTGGCCTTAATTTGCAAAACTGGGAAAGATACTTGGGATCG ccttaaaaaaaagccaccacCAAGTCTGCCACAAAGGGATTATGCTTCAG AACACGCAGACAATGAAGAGGAACAATGGTCAGATGATTTT GACAGTGATTATGAAAATCCAGATGACCATTCTGACTCTGAGATGTATGTGGTCCCCAGTGAAGAGAATCCTGATGACAGCTATGAGCCACCTCCAagtgagaaggagaaaaagaagattccctctgcattccctATTTCTAGGGGTGAATATGCAG ACAATCGCCCCAGTCACCAGAAGCTTCCTCCCATCAACAAACCTCTCCCAACTACACCCAGTCCAGCCATGTCCAGACCAAAGAAACCATGTGTGCCATCCATGCCATTGCCATCTCCTGCTGCAAAACCAAAAGTGCCACCTAAGCCTAAGGAGTGCAGTGATGATGAG GATAACTACATTGTGCCAGTGGACAATGATGATGATAACTATATTCAACCCACAGAAGACAGCATGTCACTACCTACAAGAT cACCTGTGAACAGATTTATGAAGACAACAAAGCCAGCCCCCCCTATTtctccaaagccttctcttaCATCTGATATGCAAG AGGTCTACGAGGTTCCTGAAGAAGAG GAAaaaccatcaccaccaccagTAACCAG GTTCACTAAGCCACTCATGTTCATGCCTGCTCAGAGTACAGAGCACTCCCACATGCACAGCATGACCAGAGAGTCACCGAAGCAGGATAATTCCAG aaatattttgcctCTCCCCAGAAGTCGTCTTCATCCAAAACCA GACCATGAAGCTAACAACAATGATGAAA GTCAGAGGTTCAATAACACACAAGAATCCAGATTTcccactggagcagctccatctcCATTACCAAGGGGCCT CAAGAAAACTTCTAATGCAGTAATTTCACCA AAACCATGTTTACCTTCCAGAGAGACCTTAACTGCAAATGAAG AAAAACCTATGGTACCAGAACGACGGCGCAATTCCAGCCAGGAACTTCCACTTCCCCCCCTTCCAAGTGGTGCCCAAAA GCCTCTGCTCCAAAAGCCCTCAATTCTGCCAA aAGTCCCAGAAGCTGCAAACCGTTCCTTGGGtgcttcccctcccagcagcatTTCATCTGTTTCAAGTTCTGCAGACCAG GATGCTGGTGTTCACAGTAAAGCATGGTATGCTGCTACCTGTGATAGGAAAATGGCAGAAGATGCATTGTACCGATCAAACAAG GATGGATCTTTTCTAATAAGGAAGAGTTCTGGGCAGGACTCACGGCAGCCATATACACTGGTTGTGTTTTACAACAGAAGAGTGTACAACATCCCTATACGATTCATTGAATCAACAAGGCAATATGCACTGGGCAGAGAAAAAAGTGGTGAAGAG CGCTTCGACAGTGTTGCTGAAATAGTAGAGAATCATCAGCGCACCTCCCTGGTTCTAATTGACAGtcaaaacaacacaaaagactcaacaaaactgaaatatattgTAAGAGTTTCTTAA